The window AACGATGAAATGAGTATAACAACAGGATGGCAGCAATCCAAGTACGCACTTTTTTTTTACATACTATACTTTTTCGCATATGGTCACAAAAAAGATACTGTCTTTCGACCAGTATCTTTTGCACTTTCTATTTATCATCCTTTAAAAAATTGCTGTCGAGATATTGTTTTCCCCAATCATACATCGCCTCTAAAATCGGCATTAAGCTTTCTCCTAGTTCTGTGAGGGAATATTCAACTTTTGGCGGAACGACAGGATAAACCTCCCGATGCACAATGTGATCTTCCTCTAATTCTCTTAGCTGATTGACAAGCATTCTTTGCGTAATCCCAGGCATTAACGACTTTAGCTCACCAAATCGTTTTGTCCCTTCTCTGCCAAGGTGCCATAAAATCAGCATTTTCCACTTACCGCCGATAATATTCAGCGTCAGCTCTTTTTCGCAATTGAACACTTTATTTTCCATACGTGATGACAACGACATACACTCCTTTGGTACAAACCATTTACGCTTTATCATATACTGCGGCAAATTAGATTGTCGAGCATACGGTCTTCGTTATTGATTCTGTTTATTCACAAAAGACATGACAGCCTTTGTCATTTCTTGCGCTTCTTTTGGCGCCCTGTCTGATCCAAACCATTTATTCAAGTTACTGTGGCTCAGCGAATGAACCCGAAAAACAAACCGCGAGCCTTTATCATGATTCAGTTTTTCTGCAAATCGGTACACCTCTGGATTTTCCCAGCCCGTGACCAAATAAACAGGCGGTACATTCGCTTGATTCATATAAGTGACAGGTGATGCCTTTGTCCAGTTCTTCTCCTGTTTGCCAAACACCTTTTTGTACGATGGTATGGCTTGTATAAATTGATTGATGTTTAACGGTCCATCTAAAATCACGATGGAATTGATCGTTTTTGGCGACAATCCAACACGTTTTAAATAAGTTGAATCTGTGGCCACCAATGCCGTTAAATGACCGCCTGCCGAATGTCCCATCATGTTGATTTTTGATGAATCGATTTGATATTCATCCGCATGATCCTTGACCCATTTAATGGCGTTTGCCGTATCATCTGCCATCTGCTCATAGTTGGCATCAGGGTGAAGCCTGTAATTCATCGAAACAAACACATACCCTTGATCCGTAAAATAATCAG is drawn from Bacillus pumilus and contains these coding sequences:
- a CDS encoding alpha/beta hydrolase, with protein sequence MTLKRITKWLLFAAVIAGLLVCAFFVFRLNQPKPTTNIHYADTQNKQQTLDMYMPKGKDEDNKKKHPVMIYLHGGGWTGGDKNRVASKADYFTDQGYVFVSMNYRLHPDANYEQMADDTANAIKWVKDHADEYQIDSSKINMMGHSAGGHLTALVATDSTYLKRVGLSPKTINSIVILDGPLNINQFIQAIPSYKKVFGKQEKNWTKASPVTYMNQANVPPVYLVTGWENPEVYRFAEKLNHDKGSRFVFRVHSLSHSNLNKWFGSDRAPKEAQEMTKAVMSFVNKQNQ
- a CDS encoding winged helix-turn-helix transcriptional regulator, with translation MSLSSRMENKVFNCEKELTLNIIGGKWKMLILWHLGREGTKRFGELKSLMPGITQRMLVNQLRELEEDHIVHREVYPVVPPKVEYSLTELGESLMPILEAMYDWGKQYLDSNFLKDDK